In Ignavibacteria bacterium, the DNA window TTGGAAGATTAGAATCTGTTTCAACAGGGGACTCTTTTTTGCAGCTAATAAACCCAATAAAGACAATTAAGAAAAGGATTATTTTTAACACTTCTTTCATTTTATATCTCCTTATAATTGATAAAAATGTACTCACTGTTTATTTAATAATTATGAATTTCTTTAACTAAGTAAAAGAATTTGAGTTTAGGACGATTTTAGTGTGCCTAATCATTTCAATTTTCCTTATATGAATCCTGTCGTATTCTCATCAATATTATCAATAGATGAGAGACAAGCCCAAACCTCCGCTTTTATTTGTGAAACTAAGGAGTGCGAAACTTTTCTTCTGTCTGGAACTGAACTCCAACAGAGGGTATATATATAATAATGTAAGTAAGTAAGTAAGTAAGTAAGTAAATATTCGCCCTAAAAATTTTTAAACGAGAAACATAAAATAGCAACCGACTATTTAGTTTATATGGGTTCATTTTCCCGTCTTGCTTCTGTGTGAATTTGCATAAAATCATTTATCTTGTCGAGTAAAAAATGCGATTATTCACGGTTTTAAAATTTACAGTTTTGCTGCAGTCATCATAAAAGAATCAGAACTGCGAACAAACTTTCAATTTCTCTGTACAGCTTTGTGGTTCTCTGTGTAACTCTGTGGTGAATTTTTTTTCACAGAGGAGGCACGGAGAAACACAGAGAGGGAAAAAATATTCTGAGTACCAATCAATAAACCTCATCTGGAAAATGATTAAAAGATTTGTTTACCCTCTCAATTTCTTACAGATAGCTCCTCGGATCCTGCCTGTTTCTTAACACTATTGTAAATAAATCAACTTCTTAGTCGTAGTAAATGAGCCAGCAGTAAGTTGATAAAAATATACTCCAGAACTCAAACCATATTTACTTGCATTGAACTCAATTTCGTATTCGCCGGGTTCCTTAGCCTCATTGACGAGCATTGCGATCTCTCTGCCAAGTAAATCATAAACTTTTAATTGTACATTGTACATTCTCCATTGTCCATTAACAATCGAGTATTTGATTATAGTTTTTGGATTGAATGGATTTGGATAGTTTTGAAATAGCTTGAAATCATACGGTTTAGTTAAATTACCGTCGTCAACTCCAATAGTTCCGTAATGGTCTTCTCTTCGAACGCCAAAGAGTGCTAACTTACCATCTGAACTATCTTCCCAAACAGTGTAGGTGATTAATTTGTAAAATCCATTTTGATATTCAACTACACCAACTGTTGGCTTCGAGTATGGATATTTTACATAAATCAAAGAATCTTTCAAATTACCGAGTGTACCGCCAACTACATAAACAAAATTTGAGTCGCCTCGTTTTAGTTTATAAGTATGACGAAATGAAATACTATTTGTATCATAAAGTTTGTTCGCTGATCCAATAGAAAAATGCATATTAACATCCGAAGTTTCGATAAAATCATCTTGGTTTATTCTCCTTGCCAGATAATTTTTTCCAAAATCATTCGGTTTTGTGAAGTAATAAACTTGCTTCTTTTCATTGATAATACTTTCGAAGGTCAAGTAGTATTGATAAAATTTTGGATTACTACAATACCCACTATCAAAAGTTGTTTTTTCCATACTCCATAAACTATCTCCAAAGGATTTAGATTTATGAACAATTTTAGGAGGTTTACCTAATTCGTCTCGTACTGCAAACATATAACCTGATATTTTCCCTTCTACTAAATAAACCGATCCAGTCGGACTATGATATTTTACACTGTCTGATGCTTGAAAAATTACATTTACAAGCTTATCGACGCCATTAAATAACAAGTGAAAGACAGTATTGTTTTTTTTATATGTTAAGTTGATTTCGTCATAGTTTTCGAACGAATGAGATATTTCACTTGCTTCTTCTTCGTTATCACTCGAGTTAACTAAATATTCCCGTGGATTCCAAAAAGTATCAAATCCTGAACTATAAGCAATATCCGCATTACCGGATTCATCTGACTCCCAAATAATATAAAAACCAGCCATTTGTAAAAACTTGCCACTCGTATTTTTGTTATTGAAATTATTATTTGTAATTTTTATTCGATTCATGAAACTGTCTCTATGAGTATCATAGTTTAGAATACAAATGTTTGATGTTGTATCATTTTTTTCTTCAAAGATCAAAATTGATCGGTCTGCTGTTATGCTTGCCGCTATCGAAGGACGAACACAATTAAGTGGAAGATTAGTTAATTTTTTTACAAGTATCGACTGGCTTTGTGCATTTAGTAAAGGTAGAATCAAAAAGATTAAAGTCATTTTTTTCATTTTCTGAACCTCCTTAATTACCTTAATAAAATCATTTTTTTTGCTTCGGTATATTTTCTTGAAGTAATTTGATAGAAGTAAATTCCACTTGGATTATTTGTTGCATCCCAAATGATTTCATAACTGCCTTTTTGTTTAACTTCATCCATCAAGGTAATTACTTCTCGACCTAATATATCAAATATTTTCAATTTAATTTTAGTAATTTCATTTACTGAGAAACTTATCTTAGTTTTACTATTAAAAGGATTGGGATGATTCTGTCCCAGATAATTTTCTATTAAATTATTTTCGCTAACTGATTTTTCAATCGGTAAACCCCTGACTCTTGTAGATACGGAATCAGATGGTACTGACTCTTTAGATTGATTATCATTTGCTGTGACTTTGTAATAAATGTTACGCTCATTGGGAATTGGCGGACCTGTAACACATCGTTCGGCTACATCTATGAAGAACGTATCTGTGGTTGTTGCGTAATACTGGAAGCCTGATTCACTCGAGTTTCTCTTGTATATTTTATAGTTCGTAATATCAGGCTCGGAATTCCTATACCATTTTAGAATTGGATTATTATCTACACTGCAAGATATTATTAAATTTTGTGGCTTTGATGGAGCGGCAAGTTCAGGATTCGAAGTATAGAAGTTTACATAAAAGATATTTAGAGTATCTTTAATTATTTCTATACAAATGTTATTTGTGTCAAGTATACTTTGTGAGTTTCTTCTAGTGATTGGATTGCTCCAAGGAGAAAAAACTCGATTTAAACCTATATTGAAAAAATCATGTTCATCTCCCAAATAGTCATTATGATTAGCTGTAATATTACAAGAAAAATATGAAGACTTTTTATCTCGCAAATTCATTTCATTTTCACCAAAGATTCCATTCATTGATATTTTATTAAATGGAAAATTATATATCCAACCTGAATCTGTAGTAGTTGTGCCATCCGGAAGTAAACAATCAAACCAAGTATGCCAAGTCTTTTCCCAATTCCATTTACCGTCGGCACACTCTATATGAGAAGGACCACCAGTTATTCGGGTAGATCTTGATATTAATAATCCGTTACCAGGATTTCTGAGTGGACCGTCATTATACTTCAACCAACTACTTAAGTAATAAGATATTGGTTTTCTATTTTCGATTAAGAAATGATCCTTGTAAAATGAATAACCTGGGGTAACGACAGGTACTTTTATTACTTTACCCGATGTAATTCCATCTGAGATTGGAACGTTTGATTGGTTTGAGATAATCGAATCTATAACAGCCCAACCCAATTTAATTCGTTCAAAAGCATGCATAGGGCCCGCAGTATTACCGTCCATTAAACTAAAATTACCAAATTTGTAATGTGTGGGTCCAAAGAGATAATGCCCAATTTCATGAACAAGAACAGGTAATCCACCATGTAAATCAGTTACACCATTTTGAAATGTACCTGATGTTAATACACTTGCGCTTATAGTAACATTATCAAGTGTTAATGTTGTTAGTCCGTTTCCAAATCTTTCTCTTGTTCCAGTAAGTCCAGAGATTCCCTGATAGCCACTAATTGCGTTGATGTCTTTTAATTTCCAATCCAATTCTAAGGTATTAGCAAAACGAAAACATATCATTATCATATCAACTACACCGTCAGGTTCATTTTTTATCCCATTACAATTGTAGTCATTCGGGTCCCAATTATCATAATCATCGAAGCATACCCATGGGTCTATATTTGTTAATATTTCTTCAACTAAGTATCCGAGATGACGACCATTATCAATCCAGTAGTGACTTTGCTCATGTTCAGGTATATAGAGTTCTGGGTAGACATCTCCAATTACATCAAACCTGCCACCGGACATATCTCGAAAATAACCGCTTATACTTGGATGAGGATAATTTAACCACAAAGCAGGGGCAATGATGCTGCTCGTCCATGAGGGAAGAGTATTTTGGGAAGAAGGCCAAAGGTCGGTAAAAGGAGATAAATCAAATGTGTCATCAGAAAATTTACAGAAGACAACTAATGCTCTTACAATACCATTTGGGCCAAATGCAGGAATTTTAACAGACTCTTTGAAATGTTCTTCGCCCAGTTCATAATCTAACTTATCAAAAAGTTGGGCATATGTAAGATTTGAACAAGTAAAGATAGAAAGTAATGTAACACTCAAAAACATTATTAAATGTAACTTGTCGATATTAAAAGAAAGCTTACTTTTTTTCATCTTTTACTCCTTTAGTTTCTAAATTGAAGTTTGATACTATCTTTGTGTGTCCAATCATCTCAATTTTCCTTATGTAAATCCTGTCGTATTCTCATCAATATTTTCGATAGATGAGCGACAAGCCCAAACCTCCGCTTTTATTTGTGAAACTAAGGAGTGCGAATAGGTTCTTCCGTCTGAGAACGAAGCCGCTCCAACAACGGGTGTATATATAATATAGTAAGTAAGTAAGTAAGTAAGTAAGTAAGTAAGTAAATATTCGCCCTAAAAATTTTTAAATGAGAATCAATAAATAGCAGCCGACTATTTAATTTATATGGGTTCATTTTCTCTTAATGTTACTGTGTGAATTTGTGCAATAAAAAGTCTTATGTCAAGTAAAAAATGTGTTTTTTCACGGTTTTTAAAATTTACAGTTTAGCTGGAGTCATCACAAAAAAAAGAAGCAGAACTGCGTACAAGCTTGTAATTACTCTGTGCAACTTTGTGGTCTCTGTGGTGAAATTATTTTCTTTCACAGTGAATCACAGAGAAGGCACGGAGGGGCACTGAGAGGAGTAGGTACTCCAATTTTATTTTTCTATTTGCCTAGTTCTATCCAACCATTTTTTCCCTAACTGCGTCAACCTCTTGGGTAATTTCGTTAAACGTTAAGGGAATTTTTTCAAGTGCGTTCTGCAATTTCTCGAATCTTTGCTTTAACGTAAGCTTATCGATAAACTTGGCTAATTCAATTCTTGGTGTATATTAAAACTTAGTTGAAAATTAAAAGGAGAGCCCCCAAATTAAATTATTAAAAAATAAAAAAAACAAACAAAAGGAGTCTCTCAGATGCAAAATAGTAAAATCAATAAGGAAAAGCTTGAAAGGTTTTTAAGTCAAACGAAGTGTGCTGGATACATCAGTATTTTGAAATGGAAAAACTGCAGACCAATATCCAATTAGGTATTATATAAATTGTAACTACACAATAACTTCCTCTGTGCAGCTTTGTGGTTCTCTGTGGTGAATTTTTTTTCTTTCACTGAGACTCACAGAGAAGGCACGGAGGAACACGGAGTAGGGGAATTGCCAACATCGTTTCTCCCTAAAGCTCAAACCACTTAATTAAATCAATAATCGGCTTTGAAATTCACTATTTGGCTACTCATTTCAGTTATTGAATCTTCTAAATCATTCCTGTAATTTTACAAGCCAAAACAAGAATTTTCAGAAAAGAAATTGGAATTATCCGAAAGAGAAAAAAATATTCTTAGGTGTGTGGTTCAGAATTTTGTTCTGACTGCCAATCCTGTAGGTTCACGAGTGATCAGCAAGAAATTCGAACTGGGACTAAGTCCCGCAACTATTCGAAATGTAATGTCTGACCTTGAATCAATGGGATTGATCTATCATCCGCACACTTCGGCCGGTCGCGTTCCGACGGACAAAGGATACAGATTCTATGTCGACCTTTTGATGGACACTCCGCATTTAACTGCACATGAGAGGAAATCAATTGATAAAGGAATTGCATTAGATTCTGAACCCGACGACGAAATCCTGAAAACTGCATCTAATATTTTAGGAAGAATTTCGTCGCAGCTTGCAATGGTTTCGTATCCAAGCATTAATAAATCAGTCCTTGAGAAGATTCAATTAGTAAAGCTTCCGCACAATGTACTTATGGTAATCCTTTCATTGAAAAGCGGAATTATCCGAACAATCAGCTTAGAATTTTCTATTGAGCTTGAATCTCGAAAACTTGAACAGGCTCAAAGTATAATCAATGAAAGAATTGCCGGCTTGACTCTCTTGGAGATCAAGAAGACTTTTGTAGAAAGATTCGAGGATCTGAAAAACGAAAAATCCGGTGTTGTGAGACTTTTCCTCAATTCGGTTGAAAAGATTTTTTCGGAAGAAAAGGAAACTGACAAAGTTCATATTTCCGGAATGGGAAACATTTTCAAATCACCGGAATTTAAGAGTGCTGAAAATATTCAAGGCATAATCGAGCTCATGGAAGACAAAGAGATAATTCTGCACATCTTGGATCGTGCTAAAGAAATGAGTGATGACGAGATTATGGTCTCAATTGGCGCCGAGAATGTTTATGATAAATTGAACGATTACAGTCTGATAACGGCTTCATATAAATCTGGCGATGCAGGTGGAGTTTTAGGAATGATCGGACCACGAAGAATGAACTATTCGAGGATGATAGCAATTGTTGGTTATATGTCCAAAATGTTAACAGAAGTTTTAAGTAAAAAATTACAAGACTAAATGAAATTCAAATCGAAAAAGATGGAGAAAAAATTGACCGTAGAAAAAAATGAACAATCAAATTCAAGCACAAAAGATGAACAATTGGCTGATGAACAAGTTAGTGATAAATTGAATGGAGATGAAAAGGAAGCAGCAGCCGAAAAACCTTCAGTTGAAACGGAAATCCAAAGACTGGAAGCTGAGAACAAAGAATTGAAAGACAAATTTCTCAGAAAGGTTGCTGAATTTGAAAATTACAAAAGAAGAATTGAGAACGAGCAAATAAACTTTTTCAAATATGCAAATGAAAATCTAATCAAAGATCTTTTAACCATTCTAGATGATTTTGAAAGATCTCTCAATTTCACAAATGGAGAGACGAATCAAAACAACGTGCTTGAAGGAATAAAATTAATCCGAGATAAATTTCAAAAAATTCTGTTGAATTACGGACTAAGACATATTGAAGCTTTGAACAAGCCATTCGATTTTCATCTGCACGAAGCTTTGCTTCAAGTTCCGAAAGAGGGAGTTCCTCCACATACCGTGATTGAAGAAGTTGAAAAAGGATACATGCTCAAAGATAAAGTCATTCGTCACACGAAAGTAATTGTTTCATCGGATGAAGAGCAAATCGATGAAAGCAAAAATGATTCAAGTGAAAACAGAAATGAGAAAGAAAAAGAATAAATGACTAAACGTGATTATTACGAGATACTTGGTGTTTCAAAAAATGCATCCGGTGATGAAATAAAAAAAGCGTACCGCAAGCTTGCGATGCAGTACCATCCTGATCGTAATCCAGGCAACAAAGATGCTGAAGAAAAATTTAAAGAAGCCGCGGAAGCTTACGAAGTGCTAAGCGATCCTGAAAAACGCAGAAGATTTGATCAATTCGGTCACGCGGGAATGAAGGGAACTGACTTCCGTGAATACACAGACATTAATGATATCTTCAATTCATTCAGGGATATATTTTCAGGTTCTGGATTCGGTGGTGGAATTTTTGACGACTTCTTTGGCGGCAGCACTTCAACTCGTTCCAGAAGAAGAGGCAGCACAGGTCAGCCCGGAAGCGATTTGCGGGTAAATTTAAAATTAACTTATGAAGAAATTGCTGCCGGCGTTTCTAAAAAAATCAAAATCAAGCGTCATAAAAAATGCGGCGAATGCAATGGAACAGGCGCAGATAAAGGAAGCTCACTTGAAACATGTTCTGCATGCAATGGATCGGGAGAAGTTCGGCAAGTTTCCCGCTCAGTGTTTGGACAATTTGTAAATATTGCGACTTGCAGCAATTGCAGCGGCGAAGGAAAAGTTGTCAAAACGCCATGTTTGACTTGCAAAGGTGACGGCAGATTAGCAGAAGAATCAACAATATCAGTGAATATTCCTGCAGGCGTCTCGAATGGAAATTATCTTACACTGAGAGGTGAGGGCAATGTCGGCAAGAGAAATGGGCCCGCTGGCGATATAGTTGTTGTCATAGAAGAGAAGTCGCATGAAGTTTTTACACGCAACGGAGATGATATTATTTATGAGTTGTACTTATCAATTCCGGAAGCAATACTTGGCGGCGAAGTCGAAGTGCCAACTTTAAATGGTCGTGCAAAAATTAAGATTGATGCAGGAATTAGTCCCGGAAAAATTCTGCGGATGAAAAATAAAGGATTTCCAAATTTGAACGGTTACAAAACCGGCGATCAATTAATCTATGTGAATGTCTTCATACCAGATAAACTCAGTCCAAAAGAAAAGGAAATGGTTAAATCGATGATGGTAAGCCCGAATTTCTCACCAAAAGAGAGAAGCAAAAAAACCAAATCGATTTTTGAACACATCAAAGATGTATGGAATTAAGATTAGTCGTTTAGACTTTGAGTTTTCGCGCCGTTGCGAATAAAATTATAAGTTTGCTTTAAGAAGATTTTATAGACACGAAGACACCAAGGCACGAAGTGGTGTAAAACATT includes these proteins:
- a CDS encoding T9SS type A sorting domain-containing protein, translating into MKKMTLIFLILPLLNAQSQSILVKKLTNLPLNCVRPSIAASITADRSILIFEEKNDTTSNICILNYDTHRDSFMNRIKITNNNFNNKNTSGKFLQMAGFYIIWESDESGNADIAYSSGFDTFWNPREYLVNSSDNEEEASEISHSFENYDEINLTYKKNNTVFHLLFNGVDKLVNVIFQASDSVKYHSPTGSVYLVEGKISGYMFAVRDELGKPPKIVHKSKSFGDSLWSMEKTTFDSGYCSNPKFYQYYLTFESIINEKKQVYYFTKPNDFGKNYLARRINQDDFIETSDVNMHFSIGSANKLYDTNSISFRHTYKLKRGDSNFVYVVGGTLGNLKDSLIYVKYPYSKPTVGVVEYQNGFYKLITYTVWEDSSDGKLALFGVRREDHYGTIGVDDGNLTKPYDFKLFQNYPNPFNPKTIIKYSIVNGQWRMYNVQLKVYDLLGREIAMLVNEAKEPGEYEIEFNASKYGLSSGVYFYQLTAGSFTTTKKLIYLQ
- the hrcA gene encoding heat-inducible transcription repressor HrcA, giving the protein MELSEREKNILRCVVQNFVLTANPVGSRVISKKFELGLSPATIRNVMSDLESMGLIYHPHTSAGRVPTDKGYRFYVDLLMDTPHLTAHERKSIDKGIALDSEPDDEILKTASNILGRISSQLAMVSYPSINKSVLEKIQLVKLPHNVLMVILSLKSGIIRTISLEFSIELESRKLEQAQSIINERIAGLTLLEIKKTFVERFEDLKNEKSGVVRLFLNSVEKIFSEEKETDKVHISGMGNIFKSPEFKSAENIQGIIELMEDKEIILHILDRAKEMSDDEIMVSIGAENVYDKLNDYSLITASYKSGDAGGVLGMIGPRRMNYSRMIAIVGYMSKMLTEVLSKKLQD
- a CDS encoding T9SS type A sorting domain-containing protein; this encodes MKKSKLSFNIDKLHLIMFLSVTLLSIFTCSNLTYAQLFDKLDYELGEEHFKESVKIPAFGPNGIVRALVVFCKFSDDTFDLSPFTDLWPSSQNTLPSWTSSIIAPALWLNYPHPSISGYFRDMSGGRFDVIGDVYPELYIPEHEQSHYWIDNGRHLGYLVEEILTNIDPWVCFDDYDNWDPNDYNCNGIKNEPDGVVDMIMICFRFANTLELDWKLKDINAISGYQGISGLTGTRERFGNGLTTLTLDNVTISASVLTSGTFQNGVTDLHGGLPVLVHEIGHYLFGPTHYKFGNFSLMDGNTAGPMHAFERIKLGWAVIDSIISNQSNVPISDGITSGKVIKVPVVTPGYSFYKDHFLIENRKPISYYLSSWLKYNDGPLRNPGNGLLISRSTRITGGPSHIECADGKWNWEKTWHTWFDCLLPDGTTTTDSGWIYNFPFNKISMNGIFGENEMNLRDKKSSYFSCNITANHNDYLGDEHDFFNIGLNRVFSPWSNPITRRNSQSILDTNNICIEIIKDTLNIFYVNFYTSNPELAAPSKPQNLIISCSVDNNPILKWYRNSEPDITNYKIYKRNSSESGFQYYATTTDTFFIDVAERCVTGPPIPNERNIYYKVTANDNQSKESVPSDSVSTRVRGLPIEKSVSENNLIENYLGQNHPNPFNSKTKISFSVNEITKIKLKIFDILGREVITLMDEVKQKGSYEIIWDATNNPSGIYFYQITSRKYTEAKKMILLR
- the dnaJ gene encoding molecular chaperone DnaJ; the encoded protein is MTKRDYYEILGVSKNASGDEIKKAYRKLAMQYHPDRNPGNKDAEEKFKEAAEAYEVLSDPEKRRRFDQFGHAGMKGTDFREYTDINDIFNSFRDIFSGSGFGGGIFDDFFGGSTSTRSRRRGSTGQPGSDLRVNLKLTYEEIAAGVSKKIKIKRHKKCGECNGTGADKGSSLETCSACNGSGEVRQVSRSVFGQFVNIATCSNCSGEGKVVKTPCLTCKGDGRLAEESTISVNIPAGVSNGNYLTLRGEGNVGKRNGPAGDIVVVIEEKSHEVFTRNGDDIIYELYLSIPEAILGGEVEVPTLNGRAKIKIDAGISPGKILRMKNKGFPNLNGYKTGDQLIYVNVFIPDKLSPKEKEMVKSMMVSPNFSPKERSKKTKSIFEHIKDVWN
- the grpE gene encoding nucleotide exchange factor GrpE encodes the protein MEKKLTVEKNEQSNSSTKDEQLADEQVSDKLNGDEKEAAAEKPSVETEIQRLEAENKELKDKFLRKVAEFENYKRRIENEQINFFKYANENLIKDLLTILDDFERSLNFTNGETNQNNVLEGIKLIRDKFQKILLNYGLRHIEALNKPFDFHLHEALLQVPKEGVPPHTVIEEVEKGYMLKDKVIRHTKVIVSSDEEQIDESKNDSSENRNEKEKE